The following coding sequences are from one Schizosaccharomyces osmophilus chromosome 1, complete sequence window:
- a CDS encoding N-acetyltransferase — protein MRETKLKTSRFLLKSPVEEDDFDEITEIKSNPKVYLTQLYGNITSREYCRFMFQHYITDARVSLARRKRWVFGIYPLETSYEFPKRKYIGNVGISKNAVSSETADLFFEVSPDYWGLGVATECISKAMEFAFEQGVKRIVADPVHGNEASKRVVTKLGFHDTGRSVPTYTGTSKHIYVFPKPKAAARIKN, from the coding sequence ATGCGAGAAACCAAATTGAAAACTAGTAGGTTTCTACTAAAATCTCCTGTTGAAGAGGAtgattttgatgaaattaCGGAAATAAAATCCAATCCAAAAGTCTATCTCACACAGCTATATGGAAATATCACTAGCCGGGAGTATTGCAGGTTTATGTTTCAACACTATATAACAGATGCTCGGGTCTCTCTAGCAAGGCGAAAACGATGGGTTTTCGGCATTTATCCATTAGAAACATCTTATGAATTCCCAAAACGAAAGTATATAGGGAACGTTGGGATCTCAAAGAACGCAGTTTCTTCTGAAACAGCTGATCTATTTTTTGAGGTAAGCCCTGATTACTGGGGTCTTGGCGTTGCTACAGAGTGCATATCCAAAGCTATGGAATTTGCCTTTGAACAAGGggtaaaaagaattgtgGCAGATCCCGTGCATGGAAATGAAGCAAGCAAAAGAGTTGTTACCAAACTTGGATTTCATGATACTGGCCGCTCTGTTCCTACATATACGGGCACCTCGAAGCATATCTATGTATTCCCAAAGCCAAAAGCGGCAGcaagaattaaaaattaa
- a CDS encoding mitochondrial iron-sulfur cluster protein produces MNAMILLLKKPFKNSLSYAQNYFVKRFSQYNHEERLFTNLHRKERRSIKDALDEQTRFEITKILKKDPIDIIKTIEKSRLRGKSSGMPTFLKMLDVRDEMAKDSNIENKRKTSVVVINAAENEPGTFKDRMLLSYEPLKIIEGALIASSAVDSTLCYIYTRKDYYAEMINLQKSIVQCYGSKLLGRNILGTNTKLDILVHPGAGTYITSEESALLESLEGRFPIAMQLPQPVSAKGLFGLPTLMLNVETAANLSDIMKREISNKEVENNYETKLFCISGDVNNPGITEGKLSCSLKELIETHTGGVKDGWDSLVGVYAGGPASGILNKEQCERTTMDYQTLEALGCNLKNGSLIVLNNQDHVVDSLLNFFRFYSKETCHICPVCRPGIEDVEDVLTDLQHGTANFGEIQNILSRFQQPMQEGIVCGFADNFRRPFLTYVNNFQHDLVRRTR; encoded by the exons ATGAATGCTATGATActattattaaaaaagccatttaaaaattctttAAGTTATGCACAAAACTACTTTGTAAAAAGATTCTCGCAGTATAACCACGAAGAGCGACTGTTTACAAATTTACACAGGAAGGAGAGACGATCGATCAAAGATGCCTTAGATGAACAAACAAGATTTGAAATTACAAAGattcttaaaaaagatCCAATTGACATT ATAAAAACTATAGAAAAGTCGCGTCTGAGAGGCAAAAGCTCAGGAATGCCTACGTTTCTGAAAATGTTGGATGTTAGAGATGAAATGGCCAAGGACAGCAATATCGAAAACAAACGTAAAACAAGTGTTGTCGTCATCAATGCAGCCGAAAACGAACCCGGGACTTTTAAAGATAGAATGCTGTTGTCTTATGAACCGTTGAAGATCATTGAAGGAGCATTGATTGCTTCTAGTGCAGTAGACTCCACCCTTTGCTACATATATACCCGAAAAGATTACTACGCAGAAATGATTAACTTACAAAAATCAATAGTACAATGTTATGGAAGCAAACTATTAGGAAGAAATATCCTTGGAACCAATACAAAACTGGATATTCTTGTTCATCCAGGTGCAGGTACTTATATCACCAGTGAAGAGTCCGCTTTATTAGAATCTCTCGAAGGTCGTTTTCCGATCGCAATGCAACTGCCTCAGCCCGTAAGTGCAAAGGGTTTATTTGGATTACCGACTCTTATGCTGAATGTGGAGACAGCAGCCAATTTATCTGATATCATGAAGAGAGAAATATCGAATAAGGAAgttgaaaataattatgAAACCAAGCTGTTTTGCATCTCGGGAGATGTGAACAATCCAGGTATAACAGAGGGGAAGTTATCTTGTAGCTTGAAAGAACTCATCGAAACACACACAGGGGGTGTGAAAGATGGATGGGACTCATTGGTCGGCGTATATGCTGGGGGTCCAGCTTCAGGCATTTTAAATAAGGAACAGTGTGAACGGACGACTATGGATTACCAGACTTTGGAAGCACTTGGCTGCAATCTTAAGAATGGATCACTTATTGTGCTAAATAACCAGGATCATGTTGTTGATAGCCTTCTCAACTTCTTTAGGTTCTACTCCAAAGAAACTTGTCATATTTGTCCCGTTTGTCGTCCAGGAATTGAAGATGTTGAGGATGTATTGACTGATTTACAACATGGAACAGCGAATTTTGGtgaaatacaaaatatACTTTCACGTTTTCAACAACCTATGCAAGAAGGTATAGTTTGCGGTTTTGCTGATAATTTTCGACGCCCATTTCTAACTTATGTAAACAACTTTCAGCACGACCTCGTCCGACGAACACGATGA
- the edc3 gene encoding enhancer of mRNA decapping Edc3, which produces MSVADFYGSKVEVYLNNEDVAQGVIANFDAANAALQLRLSDNTTKSIVTSDIKNLKLVPSVPGSPSPSSKKNNSKPASNTNLGNTPSKSKTKNDSSKGQWAMDCDGEFDFAANLEKFDKKQIFAEFREKDKKDPTKLLVAHNKSHHPTNYHPNENVLDSNEKEISSDSKNPSPSFTKKFRNNIDASLASLMINESSSKGSNSKVGSNFETSNKKDRHGQLAPTVIRTVSGEKLSTVQPDILAQAVALAIAKTSTDIVIENAAQIISQFIYSVLGGHKRFTASNHNSQPLVCIVVGQHDHASAAVAAGRRLCAIGVNVVLRLLTPYNVDNKQLLMFLAAGGHMPNENFAEFVDKFSSPIELIVDTVSGFHSANDKKTTSLINWINKQNALVLSIDIPSGYACEQSDAVVQPKWTLALGAINTTLAKAAFVDQSAGVSVFVGNLGTGVHTWNELGVADSQVNGQYLTQVTCEDSE; this is translated from the exons GTCTGTTGCTGATTTTTATGGTTCCAAAGTAGAGGTATACCTCAATAATGAAGATGTTGCACAAGGGGTTATTGCAAACTTTGATGCAGCAAATGCGGCGCTTCAATTAAGACTCTCGGATAATACTACAAAAAGCATAGTTACGTCGGACATAAAAAACCTAAAACTTGTACCAAGTGTCCCTGGTTCACCCTCACCATcgtcaaaaaagaataactCAAAGCCGGCTTCCAACACCAATTTAGGAAACACACCTAGCAAatcaaagacaaagaatgATTCTTCTAAAGGTCAATGGGCTATGGATTGTGATGGCGAGTTTGACTTCGCAGCAAACTTGGAGAAATTTGACAAAAAACAGATATTTGCAGAATTTCGG GAAAAAGATAAGAAAGACCCTACAAAATTACTCGTGGCGCACAACAAAAGCCACCATCCTACAAACTATCATCCCAACGAGAATGTTTTGGATTCTaacgaaaaagagatttCCTCAGACTCAAAAAACCCAAGCCCTTCCTTTACCAAGAAATTTAGAAATAACATCGATGCTTCCTTGGCTTCCTTGATGATTAATGAATCGTCTTCGAAAGGATCAAACTCCAAAGTTGGTTCTAATTTTGAAacttcaaacaaaaaggacCGTCATGGTCAGTTAGCTCCGACAGTTATACGAACAGTGTCTGGCGAAAAATTAAGCACAGTTCAACCCGATATACTCGCACAGGCTGTAGCATTAGCTATTGCGAAAACGAGCACAGATATCGTCATTGAAAATGCTGCTCAGATTATTTCCCAATTTATATACTCTGTCTTGGGTGGACATAAACGATTCACGGCTTCTAACCATAACTCCCAGCCTTTAGTTTGTATCGTCGTGGGTCAGCATGACCATGCATCCGCGGCTGTTGCAGCTGGAAGAAGACTCTGTGCTATCGGTGTAAACGTGGTTCTTCGTTTATTGACACCTTACAATGTTGATAACAAGCAATTACTCATGTTTTTAGCCGCTGGAGGACATATgccaaatgaaaattttgctGAATTTGTTGATAAGTTTTCTTCTCCGATTGAGCTAATTGTCGATACTGTCAGCGGTTTCCACTCTGCTAatgacaaaaaaacaacttcTTTGATCAACTggataaacaaacaaaatgcCCTAGTGCTATCTATCGATATACCTTCTGGTTACGCTTGCGAGCAATCAGATGCCGTTGTTCAGCCAAAGTGGACTTTAGCTTTAGGGGCTATTAACACTACATTAGCAAAAGCAGCATTTGTTGATCAGAGTGCTGGTGTTTCCGTGTTTGTTGGGAACCTTGGAACTGGTGTACATACTTGGAATGAATTGGGGGTTGCCGATTCTCAAGTCAATGGTCAGTATCTTACACAAGTAACCTGCGAGGATTCTGAGTGA